The Terriglobia bacterium genome segment CGGCGATCACTAGCGGTGGCGCGATTCCGGACAATGCGCTGTTCACCGTGGTCGCATCGCCGGAAGGCACCGTGGTCGGCACCGTGGACGAAGACTTCGCCGTGGAATCTCTCGCCGGCGACATCTTCATCCTGGGCAACACCTCGTGGCGTATTCGCCGCATCGAGAGCTCCTCTGGACGCATGCTGGTGGAGGACGCGCGCGGCGCGCCGCCTGGAATTCCATTCTGGCTGGGCGAAGCTCCTGCGCGCACCGCCGAACTATCCGAGCACGTGGCGAAATTGCGCACCGCACTCAGCGCGCGACTGCCCAACACTTCACCAGTCGGACTTACGACAACTGCGCCCGAAGTCGCCGCGGCCATGGATTGGCTGAAAGAAGAATGTGGCCTCGATTCTGCCGGCGCTGAGCAAGTGATCCGGCATCTGGTCGCCGGGCGCGCCGTGCTGGGCGACGTGCCCACGCAGCGGACGATCATCGCCGAGCGCTTCTTCGATGAGGGTGGCGGGATGCAACTCGTCATTCACGCGCCCTTCGGCGGCCGCATCAACAAGGCCTGGGGGCTGGCGCTGCGCAAGCGCTTCTGCCGCAGCTTCAATTTCGAATTGCAGGCCGCCGCCACCGATGACGGCATCAATATCGCTTTAGCCGAGCAGCACAGCTTCCCGCTCGCCGACGTCTTCCACTTCCTCCAACCGGAAACGGTACAGGGGGTGCTGGAACAGGCGGTGCTGACCGGCGCGCCCGTGTTCGGCACGCGCTTCCGCTGGGACGCAACCCGCGCGCTGGCCCTGCTCCGTTTCCGTGGCGGCAAGAAAATTCCACCGCAGGTGCAGCGTATCCTGGCCGACGACCTGCTCGCCTCTGTCTTTCCCGACGTTGCCGCGTGCGGCGAGAACATCGAGGGCGACATTCGGATTCCCCAGCATCCGCTGATCAAGGAAGTGATGAAAGACGTGCTGCACGAGGCGATGGACCTCGATGGCCTGCGCGCCGTGCTGAGCGGTATCCAGGACGGCGCCATCCGCTGCCTCGCCGTGGACACACCCGTGCCTTCGCAGTTCTCGCATGAGATCCTGAACGCGAATCCCTACGCCTTCCTCGACGATGCGCCGCTGGAAGAGCGCCGTGCGCGCGCCGTACAGATGCGCCAGATGTTGCCCGAATCTGTTTTGCAGGAGGTCGGGCGCCTCGATCCCGTCGCCATCGGGCAGGTGCAGGAGGAAGCCTGGCCCGACGTCCGCGACGCCGACGAACTTCACGACGCGCTGCTCACCCTGATCGCGCTGCCGGAAACTTGTGGCACACGCGCCCCCGCGGGTGCGGAACAAGATGGAGCGCGCTCGCCCTCAAGCGCTTATGATTGGGCGCCATGTCTGGACTTGCTGCTTGCGGCGCGACGCTCTGTCATTGCACAGGTAAACGGCAGGAGCTTCTGGCTTGCTGCCGAACGGGCCCCGGCGTTTCGCTCTGTTTATCCGGACGCGAAGTTCGATATTGATCCCCCTGAGATCTCCGCGCTCGGGGGCGAGCGCGCTCCAACTGTGTCGCAGGAGGTCGAGAGCGAGCACGCTCCAGCCCAGTCGCGGGATGGCGAGCGTAGTGCGGCGTTGCTGCAAATGCTCACCGGCTGGATGCAGCACATTGGGCCGACGACCGCGGGCGAGCTTTCCGCGCTGCTTGCAATTCCAGAGACCGAGATTAATCAGACGCTGCTTCGTCTGGAATCGACAGGCGCGATCCTCCGCGGCAGTTTTCGTCCGGCGGAAGCGCCGGGCTTCAGCTCGGCGAAACCGGGCGCAGAAAACTCCGGGGCTCTAGCCCTGGCGCCATCGACCATCGACCATCGACCATCACCGACCGAGTGGTGCGACCGCCGTTTGCTCGCGCGCATCCACCGGCTTACCTTAGGCGCGCTGCGCAGGGAAATCGAGCCGGTCACGGAGGCGCAGCTCATGCGCTGGCTTTTGTGCTGGCAGCACGTCGCGCCCAATTCACAGCTTTCGGGCGAACACGGCCTGCTGGAGGTCCTGAAACAGTTGCAGGGCTTCGAAGTCCCGGCCAACGCGTGGGAGCGCCAGGTGCTGGCGCGCCGCCTCTCCGATTACGACCCCAAGCAACTCGACCAGCTTTGCCTCACCGGCGCCATCGGCTGGGGACGGTTGTCGCCGCATCCCGCCACGCTGGAAGACGCGCACGACGGACGCCGGCGCGTAATTCCCACTAGCGTCGCGCCCATAACATTCTTCGTGCGCGAAGACGCCGACTGGATGACGCCGCGGCGTCCCGAATCCATCGAAGAGGAATCGCGCGGGCTGAGCGTCGGCGCCCGCGATGTGCTCGCGTTCCTGCGGCAGCGCGGAGCGTCGTTCTTCCCCGACATCGTACGCGGCACCGCCAAGCTGAAATCGGAGGTGGAAACGGCGCTGTGGGAGCTGGTCGCCGCCGGATTGGTCACCGCCGACGGCTTCGACAACCTGCGCTCGCTCATCGATCCGCGACGCCGCTCCGGGCAGGGAAGCGGCAGGACGGCGCGCCCGCGCCACTCCGCCGGACGCTGGTCGCTGCTGTATCCCATCGAGCAGCCCGATCGCAACAAAATGATTGAGGCGACCTGCTCGATGCTGCTGGCGCGCTACGGCGTGGTCTTCCGCGACCTTCTGGCGCGTGAGGCGATCCTGCCCAAGTGGCGCGAACTGGGGCAGGCTTTCCGCTGCATGGAGGCGCGCGGCGACATCCGTGGTGGCCGCTTCGTCAGCGGATTTCTGGGCGAGCAGTATGCGCTGCCGGTCGCGGTGGAATCGCTGCGCGCCTTGCGGCGCATGGAACCGACAGGCGAAACCATCACCCTCTCCGCGGCCGATCCGTTGAACCTGGTCGGCATCATCGTGCCCGGCGAGCGCGTGCCCGCGATCTCCGGCAAGACCGTGACCTATCGCGACGGCGTGGCCGTCACCACCGAAGAGCGTGCCCTTGCCGTTGGCCTTTCCACTCCGATAACGGCCGCGACTGGCGACTGAGCCGGGGTGGTTGCGATGTCAAACACGACTTCCACCCCATCCTTCACTTGCACAGTCCCGCCCGCAACGGTCACCGGCTTGATGCCGAACTCGCTCTGCTTCACCGTCGCCGATCCAGTGTAGCGACTGCCGCGCTGCTCGACACGCACTACCATCGGCCGCGTAACGCCGTGCAGGGTCAACTCGCCGCTGACGCGATACCGGTTTTCACCGGTCGGCTCGATGGTGCGGGAAACGAAGTGAATCTGCGGAAAGCGCTCGCTATCCAACACCGCGGCGCTGAGCATCGTTCTCTGCACTTCGGCACGCTTGTCGGCGCCCAGGTCGGGGTCGAGCACCTGCATCCCGCGAGCATCGACCATCAGTTCCACCGAGGGTGCGCCCGCGGTGGTGATGCTGCCGGAGATGATCGGCGCGCGGATTTCGTGGTTGTGCCCGAAGGCCGAGAACAGGCCTGACTTGAAGACCTTCACCGTCAGCGTGGAGTGTTGAGGGTCAATCCGCGCCGCTGCGTTCTTGGGCTCGAGCTGCGCCAATCCCAAAGCGGTCAGCAACAACACTGGTAGGAACCACAATTTTCGTCCCGCCACGAAACCCTGCTCCTGACATATGAGAGTAGACGAATCGGCGACAAGTTACGCATGGTGCTCCCGTATAATTCGCGCGTGCGATCCCGATATTTGCGTGCGACCGTGGCGTTCGTTGTCGCCATCCTCAGCGCAGCGATCGTTGTGGCGAAATTCCATGCGCAACCCTTGCCTCAAGACGCTCGGGCTGATCGTGTTTTGGTCCTAAAATCGGAACGCACCCTGACTCTCTACGATGGAAACACGCCTCTCAAAACCTATTTGGTTGCTCTCGGTCGCAATCCTGTGGGGAAGAAAGCGCAGCAAGGCGACCATAAGACTCCTGAAGGCAATTACATCCTCGATCGTCACAATCCGCAAAGCCGCTTCTATCGATCAATTGACGTGTCCTATCCGACTCCGGATCAGATCGCAGACGCCCGGCAGCATGGTGCCTCACCGGGAGGCGACATCTTCATTCATGGCCTTCCAAACGGCCTCGGCTGGCTGGGGCGCCCGCACCGCCGCATCGACTGGACAGACGGTTGTATCGCCGTGACCGATCGGGAAATGGATGAAATATGGCGCGCCGTTCCTGACGGCACGCCGATTGAGATACGTCCATAGCCGCCAGTTCGAACGTCCGTTCAATCCCAGCCGCCACGCCGCTCTTTGCCAGCCACTGGCCACTGACGACTGACCACTGCTGTATTAGAATCGTCTGTTCATTCACCGCCATTTTCCCTACGAGGAACTGTCATGCCTGAACTCGCTGCACAACGCATTGAAGCTCCCGCTCCTCTGACCGCCCTCACCGAAGACGAGCAGCTCTTTCGCGACAACATCCGCCAGTTCGCCGAGGACAAAGTTGCGCCGCTCTCCCACGAGATGGACGAGAAAGGCGTTTTCGACCACTCGCTCATCGACCAGTTCTTCCAGCTCGGCCTTATGAGCATTGAGATACCGGAGCAGTTTGGCGGCGGCGCGGGCACCTTCTTCGAGGCCATCCTCGCGGTCGAAGAGCTCTCGCGCGTGGACGCCTCCGCCGGCGTCGTCGTGGACGTGCAGAACACGCTGGTCAACAACGCCTTGCTGCGTTGGGGCAGTGACGAGCAGAAGAAACGCTACCTGCCGAAAATGGCTGCCGAGACGGTGGGCGCGTACGCGCTGAGCGAAGCCGGCAGCGGCTCCGACGCTTTCGCGCTGACCACCAAGGCCGAACTCAGGGGCGGCGATTACGTCCTCAACGGCCGCAAGCTGTGGATTACCAATGCCAAGGAAGCAGGCGTTTTCATCCTCTTCGCCAGCGTGGACCTCTCCGCCGGATATAAGGGCATCACCGCCTTCATCGTCGAAAAAGATGTCCCCGGCTTTACCGTCGGCAAGAAGGAAGACAAGCTCGGCATCCGCGCCTCCTCCACCTGTGAGCTGATCCTGGAAGACTGCCGCGTGCCCAAGTCGAACGTGCTGGGCGAGGTTGGCAAGGGATACAAGATCGCCATCGAGACGCTGAACGAAGGCCGCATCGGCATCGGGGCGCAGATGGAGGGCGTGGCGCGCGGCGCCTGGGAGCACGCGCTCAAGTACGCGCAAGAGCGCAAACAGTTCGGCAAGCCGATCGCCGATTTCCAGGGAATCCAGTTCCAACTGGCGCAGATGGGCACCGAGATCGAGGCGGCGCGCCTCATGGTCTACAACGCCGCCCGCCTGAAGGACGCCGGCATGAACTTCGTCAAGGAAGCCGCGATGACCAAACTGTTCGCTTCCCAGGTCGCCGAGCGCGTCTGCTCGCTGGCGGTCGAAATCTACGGCGGATACGGCTTCACCAAGGACTACCCCGTCGAGAAGTTTTTCCGCGACTGTAAGATCGGCAAGATCTATGAGGGCACGTCGAACATGCAGTTGGCGACGATTGCGAAACTCGTGCTCGGCGGAAAGTAGTCCGTCAGTAGGTTCGCGATAGGTTCTCAGTTCGAAAGCGGAGCCCCGCCAGCCGCCGGGGATCTTTCTTCACATCAAGAATCGCCAATCACAAACTGCGAATTGGACACGGATCCCTTGCCGCCGCCCTCCGTCTGAAATAAACTCTCGCTTTCCCCCAATCAGCAATTCCCGTTGACGGGAGTTCTCGGTGGAACCTACTCAGGCGGAGCAGTTGCTCGACATGGCGGCGGTACACGCCTTCTACGTCGAACTGCTGGAAACCGTGCTCGGTCATCCCTTGCCCGTGCCGCATGAAGTCTCGATCGGCGCCGCCGGCGGTGCGGTAGAGCAATCCATCACCGGACTGGGGCGCTGGCTGAACTTACTCGACCTGGCGATCACGCCGCCCATGATGCGCGACGCGCTCAAGGAATCCACCACGGAGGAAACGGCCGAGGCCTTGCTCCGCCACTTCGTGCGCAAGGGGTCGCACTCCGACGCCGATCGTGACAAGGGTGACTTCATTGTCACCTTCCTCTATCGTTCGCTGGTCCCCGCAGGCAAGCAGATCCCCGCGGAAATGATCGTGGACGAGCCGTCGGAATTTGAGCAGGGGCTCTACACCATCATCGGCTCGGAGGAATCCGCCGTTCTCCCGGAAGAGCATCGCCAGCTCGTGCGCGAGTTCCCCTTCGTTCGCCAGGAAGTGGATGACTACCGCCACTTCGACCAGCTCATGGATTCCGGCATCATCCAGCGCGTGCGCGACATCAAACAGCGCCTCGGCGAATCGTTTTATCATCCCCGCGTGCTGGCTACCATCGCCGCCTACAACGTCTATTTCGGAAGCCGCTTCGACGAGCTGTTCAAGCAAACCACGCAGCAGATCAAGAAATTCGCCAGCAACGTGCAGCAACAGGGCGGCAGCATCATGAGCCGCGTGGATGGCGACGTTACCGTCCAGCACCTCACCGAGGTCGAACAGCAGGAAACCGAGCTTCTGCAGACGGAGTACGGCCGCGCCCAGGAGCATTTCCGCAAGATCTCGAAATTGAAGAAGGCGGTGGACTCGCGCACCGGCGCGCGTCCTCATGTCGCAGGTGTTGCCGCCCACGCACCCGCTGCGCAACCACGCACCGGGAATGTGGCGGGCGCCGGCGAGGCGGCGCTCTCCGGCATCAACTTCCCCATCGCACAAGGCAAGCTGCGCGCCATGGAAGATTCCATCCGCAACTTCGTCCTCGCCGCCGACCCAAAGTCGGCCAACGTGATTCCGCTGCGCAACGGCAATATGGTGCTCAGCAGCGTCGAAGTAGACGCTTTCCGCAGCGATTACAGCGCCGAAAAGAGCTTCCGCGCCGACTACGCCAGGGCTCTGCGCCAAACCGTTTCCATCCAGGCATGTCTCCAGTTGGAGTTGCAGGAATACAGCTCGAAACAGAGCTCGGCGTATCTATGGAAGCCGCACGCCGACGCGCTAGCCTTCCTCATTAGTACCGCACAAAGACTTCAGGCGCAGTGCGGCGCCATTCTGGCGACTGCGGAACAGCGTGGTCTGGCCGACAAGGTCACTGCCATGAATGGCTCGCTGCAGAAGACGCGTCAGGAAGTGCAGCTCGCCGTCAATGCGTTGCAGGAGAATGGAAACTCATAGTCCGTGACCGGAAGAGAATTGTTCCATGATCGAATGGAAGGGTCACGCCAAGGTAGCGCTATCGCCGATTTCTAGCTACCGCCTTCACGCCTCCAGTGCACCGCTCCTCACCAATTCATCGACCAGCGATTCCAGGCGTTGCCGGTTCAGCGGCGTCATGTCGCTGAACCTTACTCCCATGCCGACCTGCCGGTGTGCCACCGTGACCTCGCCCTTGGCGGTGATTTGCGTTTCCCCCACGTGCACCGCCACATCCACGTGCGCTCCCGGACGCAGGGGCGTCGTCGTTTCCACGTAGCAACCACCGCTGCTGATGTCGTGCAGCATGGTCCACTGTCCTGCCGGAGCGCCCGGTTCCTGAATCTTGGCGCCGCCCGAGACCCGGTAACGCGCATCTCTGCGCCGGTTGCGGCTCCCGGACAGCGGCGACAGGCCGATGGGTGGCGTATGCGCCGAAGGGTGCACACCCTGCGACAAGACTACCGCGGCCACCGTCTTTGGCTCGGCAACGGGCGGGGCGCTCCCCCAGATATATTTTCCTGTCTCCAGGCACAGCAAGCCGAGGTGGCCTTCCGTCGGCGTGCCCTGCTGGCCGTTCCACACCACCTTGTAACGAGCCTTTTCCGTGCCGCAACGTACACCGATGGTCTCGCCCGGTCCGATCCAGCAGTGAAGGCCCCGCAGGCGCGCCCCGCGCCGGCTGATGTCCAACGTCCAAGCTGTCTGGTTGATCGGTTTGCCCGCGCTGTCCATGCCGAACACGCGCACCGCTGCCTCATACGAGGTTCTGGACTCACTTCGCGTCTGTAACATTGGGCGAGTCGCCACGAGCGGCCTCCTTCGCGGCCGCAATTCGGGGAGGTTGTTGCGTTCAAGTGTGGAGCACCCTAAGCCGCCTGTCAACTACTTCATGGTCCGGGGCGCCGAAAACGCGACCTGGGAAATGTCCGAAAGCGCGCTAAATCCACGATCCTGCGACAACCTTCGAAGTGCGGATGAAGTTTTGTCCCTTCGGGGTAA includes the following:
- a CDS encoding DEAD/DEAH box helicase; translated protein: MSFGGENALAWAHAIVRDWFLAKFGSPTEPQEQGWPHILARHTTLIAAPTGSGKTLAAFLACIDRLVRQALAGDLQDRTEVLYVSPLKALGNDIQKNLEVPLGEILQLAAERGLLMPEIRTAVRTGDTLMRERRAMLQRPPHILVTTPESLYILLTAEKSRRILRDVDTVIVDEIHAVAGDKRGSHLTLSLERLDALIEGSGHPAPVRIGLSATQKPIEEIAHFLTGQQPAPQDPAIVDVGHRRAMDLQIEVPGLELGPVASNEMWDEIYERIGELVRRHRSTLVFVNTRRMAERVSHHLAEKLGENAVGAHHGSLSRKLRLMAEHKLKNGELSVLVATASLQLGIDIGTVDLVIQIGSPRSIAVALQRVGRAGHWRGAIPKGRLFVTTRDELCECAALIRAIKHGELDRILIPEAPLDILAQQLVATCAAETQTPVILSEDAATSDRPALATARRVGVDGPLSVPENSGISEDGLFYLVRRAYPYRNLSREDFNAILEMLSEGISARRGRFGAFLHRDRINGRVRARRGARLAAITSGGAIPDNALFTVVASPEGTVVGTVDEDFAVESLAGDIFILGNTSWRIRRIESSSGRMLVEDARGAPPGIPFWLGEAPARTAELSEHVAKLRTALSARLPNTSPVGLTTTAPEVAAAMDWLKEECGLDSAGAEQVIRHLVAGRAVLGDVPTQRTIIAERFFDEGGGMQLVIHAPFGGRINKAWGLALRKRFCRSFNFELQAAATDDGINIALAEQHSFPLADVFHFLQPETVQGVLEQAVLTGAPVFGTRFRWDATRALALLRFRGGKKIPPQVQRILADDLLASVFPDVAACGENIEGDIRIPQHPLIKEVMKDVLHEAMDLDGLRAVLSGIQDGAIRCLAVDTPVPSQFSHEILNANPYAFLDDAPLEERRARAVQMRQMLPESVLQEVGRLDPVAIGQVQEEAWPDVRDADELHDALLTLIALPETCGTRAPAGAEQDGARSPSSAYDWAPCLDLLLAARRSVIAQVNGRSFWLAAERAPAFRSVYPDAKFDIDPPEISALGGERAPTVSQEVESEHAPAQSRDGERSAALLQMLTGWMQHIGPTTAGELSALLAIPETEINQTLLRLESTGAILRGSFRPAEAPGFSSAKPGAENSGALALAPSTIDHRPSPTEWCDRRLLARIHRLTLGALRREIEPVTEAQLMRWLLCWQHVAPNSQLSGEHGLLEVLKQLQGFEVPANAWERQVLARRLSDYDPKQLDQLCLTGAIGWGRLSPHPATLEDAHDGRRRVIPTSVAPITFFVREDADWMTPRRPESIEEESRGLSVGARDVLAFLRQRGASFFPDIVRGTAKLKSEVETALWELVAAGLVTADGFDNLRSLIDPRRRSGQGSGRTARPRHSAGRWSLLYPIEQPDRNKMIEATCSMLLARYGVVFRDLLAREAILPKWRELGQAFRCMEARGDIRGGRFVSGFLGEQYALPVAVESLRALRRMEPTGETITLSAADPLNLVGIIVPGERVPAISGKTVTYRDGVAVTTEERALAVGLSTPITAATGD
- a CDS encoding YceI family protein, translating into MAGRKLWFLPVLLLTALGLAQLEPKNAAARIDPQHSTLTVKVFKSGLFSAFGHNHEIRAPIISGSITTAGAPSVELMVDARGMQVLDPDLGADKRAEVQRTMLSAAVLDSERFPQIHFVSRTIEPTGENRYRVSGELTLHGVTRPMVVRVEQRGSRYTGSATVKQSEFGIKPVTVAGGTVQVKDGVEVVFDIATTPAQSPVAAVIGVERPTARARSSVVTATPSR
- a CDS encoding L,D-transpeptidase family protein, encoding MVLPYNSRVRSRYLRATVAFVVAILSAAIVVAKFHAQPLPQDARADRVLVLKSERTLTLYDGNTPLKTYLVALGRNPVGKKAQQGDHKTPEGNYILDRHNPQSRFYRSIDVSYPTPDQIADARQHGASPGGDIFIHGLPNGLGWLGRPHRRIDWTDGCIAVTDREMDEIWRAVPDGTPIEIRP
- a CDS encoding acyl-CoA dehydrogenase; translated protein: MPELAAQRIEAPAPLTALTEDEQLFRDNIRQFAEDKVAPLSHEMDEKGVFDHSLIDQFFQLGLMSIEIPEQFGGGAGTFFEAILAVEELSRVDASAGVVVDVQNTLVNNALLRWGSDEQKKRYLPKMAAETVGAYALSEAGSGSDAFALTTKAELRGGDYVLNGRKLWITNAKEAGVFILFASVDLSAGYKGITAFIVEKDVPGFTVGKKEDKLGIRASSTCELILEDCRVPKSNVLGEVGKGYKIAIETLNEGRIGIGAQMEGVARGAWEHALKYAQERKQFGKPIADFQGIQFQLAQMGTEIEAARLMVYNAARLKDAGMNFVKEAAMTKLFASQVAERVCSLAVEIYGGYGFTKDYPVEKFFRDCKIGKIYEGTSNMQLATIAKLVLGGK
- a CDS encoding PilZ domain-containing protein encodes the protein MATRPMLQTRSESRTSYEAAVRVFGMDSAGKPINQTAWTLDISRRGARLRGLHCWIGPGETIGVRCGTEKARYKVVWNGQQGTPTEGHLGLLCLETGKYIWGSAPPVAEPKTVAAVVLSQGVHPSAHTPPIGLSPLSGSRNRRRDARYRVSGGAKIQEPGAPAGQWTMLHDISSGGCYVETTTPLRPGAHVDVAVHVGETQITAKGEVTVAHRQVGMGVRFSDMTPLNRQRLESLVDELVRSGALEA